The Brachypodium distachyon strain Bd21 chromosome 4, Brachypodium_distachyon_v3.0, whole genome shotgun sequence nucleotide sequence CTTGGGCTCTCGCATGCTGTCCATCGACGTGTAGTTGTAAGCCGGAGCCTGCTCATTTATCTCGCCACAGTGAGACAAAAATAACAACAACAGAGCAGCTACCAATAGGAATAGAAGACCATTTATTTTCTCTGCAACAATAATCTTTGCAAATCCTATATATGTGACACAGACAGAGACAGGCTATGATTTCCCATCATAAGAGAGCAccagaaacaaacaaacaaacaaacaaacaaacgaaCAGGAAGACATGCATCAGATCATGACATGTGCATATTCTCTCGGAGACGGAATCAGCTGGTGATGGGTTTCAGGAGGCGACGTATTTTAGCTAGGATTTCAGTTTTACTAGCTCCAAGAGCCGAGCCGAGCCGAGCTGCCTCCCCGACCCAAATTGGCAGGGAAGATCGGAGGGGAGACGAGACCCGCATCAACCAAATCCATGCTTAAATTGACTATTACTACGACATCATACAGCACCACGGCAATCCTTGGCGAAGATCCAACGAGAGGGGAACGACCGGATCAGCGGGTTGGACGCGACGTGATCCGGCAGCACATCTCGACCGCAAGCGTGGCAAAGTAAACTGGTAGCCAGAGAGATTGAAacggagagagagggagaggaagagggcgcCTGCCTGGGGTTGGGGAGTGCTCCGGCGATCgtcagcggcggcgatggcccCCTGCTGCTTCCGGCGGTAGGCCATCATGGGCTAGGTGGGTGGGAgcaactgctgctgccagCTTCGGCGATCCCttgcttttgcttgcttgctctgctttgggaaagagagagagaggccaAAGCTGGACCAACCTGTCAAGCTTCTAACAGATGGGCCCACCGGTGGTCTTTGCAGAAACAACCCCCCTTCcgcattttgtttttgttctgaGCAAAACCTAGTAATATGAAGGTGTGCTGCGCACTGAAACGCGAAAAGCTTAcccagaaagaaaaaaaacgatgCTCGTGGGCCAGGCCTCTCCAAGCCCAGCATGGGCCGACGGTTCTCGGCGGGGGCCCGCGGTCCGATCTGCATCGTCTATGGGCCaccaaaaacaaaacttgttgGTGGGCACTGGGTACACGATACCATACATTATTGGGCCCAAGAACAAGCCGCtcaaaatttgcactaaaattaAGACAAGTATTTAGTAACATAGTAGTGGGTAGTTCTTAATAAATCTGTATGAAAAAGACAAGTTACAGAACTAACTCTGTATTGGTTTATAGCTTTGCGATGAATCGATCAAATTTATGGAAAAACATACTAATATTtataatacttcctccgaatgcatgtcacttattttgaaacggTAGCTACATATGCTTGAAGCAATCATATCATATTGGATCAGACCGGTATCGATGCCTGTGATCTGTTTTATGGCCGATACTGTTGGCACCTGCGGTATTCAATCGTGTGCTTGATTATTCTACAGCTTCTCATCAGCCGCTGCGTTTGTAGTTTACCTGCAAGTTGTGTCTTCTTAATTCTCGGTTAATCTCATTGGAGCGGCCGGCCAGGGGGGCATGACATTACTTATACACATGCAGTCCGGATTTCTGTGTTGCATGGCCATTCATGTCGTGACcactatttgttttttttttccattgaGTGAAATTTGGATTTCTTTTATTAAATTTTTTATAGGAACCAAAATCGAGTCATGCAGCATGCATGTGATCCAGTTTAGGAGAATGATAAACAAAACGAGAGTCATGTGACCTTGGCCACCTGAGCAGTTGGATTATTTAGTTTTAGCAACTAATGCGTGCCGCTTGAGAGTTAGTGAGGACTGCAATTCCCGTATCATTGAAAATTCAAGCCGAGATTATCGTAACAAACGGAAAAAGGACATGGTACACATATGGTGTGTGGCGAAATTCCCGTATGATTAAACTTCTTTCCACagaagtcaaacttttttgaAAAGATGCACGTCCCCTGCGACCAAGCTAAAAACCTTGCGAAAACTTTACAAACCTCTCCCTTGATCACGGAAGCGTTACGGATTATGAGATGTTACACATAGTTTGACctgttttttttgcatatatgGTTGGTCTTTTCTCGGAAACAGTAAGATTTTTTCCTCCCGCTCCTTTTACTTTCGGtctagcggcggcggcggttggtgACTTTGATGGATAACATCCTCGTGTCGGCACGACGGAGTTCGATGGCGTGCTCGCCAAAGTGGAAGGAGGCGGGACTCGGTGCTCCGTCCTTAGCGGTGAGGAGGCGTTCGATTTGCGGCGGAACTCGGTGCTTCATCCTAGATAGGAGATGTTCGGTTTGTGGCGGTTCCCAACTTCCGATCATCCTTAAAACTCCAGTttcccttctttctttctattttGAGGAAAAATCGCTGCTGCAAACACATCACGATCTCCCTCTGTCCACGTCGGCAGGTCCACGTGCGCCCCCCGCTGCTGACTCACACGGACAGCTGGACACCCATCCATCCAGACAGACAGAGACACGCACTACACTCCACTACAGTCATACTGACAAGTGGGACCCAGCGCATcccgtcctcttcctcctccactcACTCACTCTCCCCTGTTTCCGCCCCCGGTAAACCCCACCCCCGCTCGCCGGAGGAATCTCTCCGCCCCTTTATATAACCACCAGCTCCACGCTCTTCCACACAGATCCAGATCGTTCCCCTGCCGATTCTTCTCCAAAGGTACGTGCAGCAATCCCCCATTGGATTCCATCCCTCTCCGATACAACCGAGGCAACCGAAAAATCCGAATCTTTTCCCCCCGAACCCTTGCAGGGCCCCGCTCGTCCGCCATGGATCTCCTCGCCGCGGAGCCCCGCAGCCTTCTCTTCGCCGGCGtggccctcctcctcgccacggCCGCCTTCCTCAAGATCCTCTCCGGTCCCGGGTCCAGCGGCAAACGGCTGCCGCCGACGATCCGGGCGTGGCCGGTGGTGGGCGGGCTCCTAAAATTCCTCGCCGGCCCGATCCCGCTGATCCGGTCCCAGTACGCTGCCCTGGGGCCGGTCTTCACGGTGCCCATCCTCACCCGCCGCATCACCTTCCTCATCGGTCCCGACGTCTCCGCGCACTTCTTCAAGGGCAACGAGGCCGAGATGAGCCAGCAGGAGGTGTACCGCTTCAACGTGCCCACGTTCGGCCCCGGCGTCGTGTTCGACGTGGACTACCAGGTGCGGCAGGAGCAGTTCAGGTTCTTCACCGAGGCGCTCCGGGCCAACAAGCTCCGCAGCTACGTCGACCACATGGTCATGGAAGCCCAGGTCAGTAGTCGGTCACGACGAAGCAGAGGCCCCCTTGTCTCTACGgtcctcttttttttgtgcttgAATGGATGGTGCTGTGGGTTGCTGCCTGCCTGTGCTGGTATTCTGGTAATTTGTCAGCTGAGATGCTTGTTGTTTGATCACGCATCCATCACCACCAGGGGTATGAGTATGAATGGTGTCGATTGAGATGCGTGTTGTCACCCGATACGAGTAAATGTGTCAGATGAGGGGAACACGCAGCCTATGGTAGTAATTCGCATTATCACCAGTGGGTTTCTATTCATCTATGATTATCAAACCTGTTCTTGGTACGCGTGGATTTTTAAACATCTGAATACGCTAGCGAAGGGAGGTCCTAGGATGTTCGCTGTGCTTAGtgttaatcaaagttgagatcCGAGAGAGGGGGGGTTGGTCTGCTCAGTCACTGGTAGAATTTATAAGTGTGTTGCATCTTGCATGGGCATGTTTGATAGGTTTGGATCTGGATAAATGGAGTCCATTTTTTCTTTGGGTGAATGTTCCTTTTTTTATGCCGCTAATAGAATCATGTGGCAGCAACCATTTCTCTCTTTATGAACAGCATTTATAGTCGGAGATTATCAATGTGGCATGCTATGTTTGGTCCAGTTTTGGCATCTTGTCACAACCAACAACCTTGTATTGTGTCCTGCAAAGTGCAAGGTTGTATTTAAGTATGAACTCCAGGTCAGTGGTACCCTTTTCAAAAGCTTCAGTCAGACATTAACTCAAGGACTCCCTATGAACTTGTTGCTGAAACAGAACAGGGTTCATATGTGGACATTTTATGAAGAAGCTTCTTATGAACTAGATGATTAATTGGTTATTGTTTTGGTCATTTCTTTTGGGTCATTAATATCATCTGCAAATCCTACCTGCAGGAGTACTTCTCGAAGTGGGGAGAAAGCGGCACTGTGGATTTGAAGTATGAGCTGGAGCACCTCATCATACTGACTGCTAGCCGATGCTTGTTGGGAAGGGAAGTGCGAGAAAAGCTATTTGACGATGTTTCTGCTCTCTTCCATGATCTTGACAATGGGATGCAGCCAATCAGTGTCATCTTCCCCTACCTCCCGATCCCTGCTCACCGCCGGCGTGACCAGGCACGGGCACGTCTGGCGGAGATCTTCTCCACCATCATCAAGTCCCGCAAGGCCTCTGGGCAGTCCGACGAAGACATGCTGCAGTGCTTCATTGATTCCAAGTACAAGAACGGACGTCCCACCACAGAAAGCGAGGTGACTGGGCTGCTCATCGCGGCGCTGTTTGCTGGGCAGCACACTAGCTCAATCACCTCGACCTGGACCGGAGCCTACCTCCTCCAGTTCCAACGCTACTTCGCTGAGGCTGTagaggagcagaaggaggTGATGAAGCGACATGGTGACAAGATTGACCATGACATCTTGGCAGAGATGGATGTCCTATACCGGTGCATCAAGGAGGCGCTCCGGCTCCACCCACCGCTAATCATGCTGCTCCGCCAGTCGCACTGCGACTTCAGCGTGACCACGAGAGAAGGCAAAGAGTTTGATATCCCCAAGGGCCACATCGTCGCGACATCTCCATCTTTCGCCAACAGGCTCCCTCACATCTACAAGAACCCAGACTCGTATGATCCTGACCGGTTTTCACctgggagggaggaggacaAGGCTGCGGGCGCCTTCTCATACATCTCCTTTGGAGGCGGCAGGCACGGGTGCCTCGGCGAGCCATTCGCGTACCTGCAGATCAAGGCAATATGGACGCTCCTGCTGAGGAACTTCGAGTTCGAGCTGGTCTCGCCTTTCCCCGAGAATGACTGGAATGCGATGGTTGTTGGCATCAAGGGCGAGGTGATGGTGAACTACAAGCGGCGGAAGCTCATAGTCGAAAACTAGCCAGTGTCTTTAGGATATTTGCTTCCTGTACTTGTTCTGTTCCCCTTTAAGTTCTGTTGTCTGTCACGCCATCTTGTAGGGTATCTTCACCATTGTTCAGGATTCTGCAATTTGCTTCCTGTGGTTTAGATGTTCATTCAGATATGTTATTACACCACTGTTTTTTATGTGAATCTGGGAATCTGTGGTTCAGGATTTGCCACTTGCTATCTTATCTTGCTTGAACTTACCATAGCAAATATTGCACCTTATTTGCGGGATTCACAAACAATTAATCTAATTCTTTTTCATGTCTCGTTTGATGttttattgcataaattcgTACcacaagagagaaaaaaagcaaCGAAAAGGTGTTGTTACCGTCTGCACTGGATACCAAGAGACCCAGAAAAACAGTGGAGCGGATTGAACCAAATGATCAGCTATATTGCATTTCTCCTTGTCATGAAGTACGAATCACATGAATATGTCACATAAGGATACCAATTAAAGTTTGTAGTTGTTTGCCATAAATCCAAAAGACCTCAAGGTGACTGTACATTCAGAAAACAATACAGCAGTACAAAATATGTGTACATTTGGTTAGTTCCAGCTTACCAACActgagtttttttgttttaaaaaaccCGCCCTCAATAGTGTCCGGATTCCATTAGCGATAACGGAAACAGCGAACCAAAATGCTATTACAAGCTCACATTCTGTTGATAACAATGTTAGGGCGGATCACTCTGAGATTTCTGTAAGTTAGCATGATTCCAGTATGTTTTGTCCTCTCTAAACCCCTTCAATGATCCGCTATTGTTCCTTTCTGTTGCTGAGATCGCTCTGCCTCTGCACCTCCATATAAAAGATAAATAACCTCAACCTGCAATCAAGCTAAATCAGTTTAATTATAGCAAACGTAAACGACATCGCCACGTCAAACGAGGCACAACAGATAAAGAAGCTTAAAGTAAATAAGGACTGTCTTGCTTGATTAGGACACGTGATACTTCCAAGGCCAATATTAATTGGAACTGATGAGTGATAACCCCTAAAAGTTCAGAGTCCGTAAGCACCTGTGTCCAACGCttaaattccaaaaatacAATAAAGAATTGGAGTGCAAGCCAGTTTCTGTAAATTTTTAA carries:
- the LOC100832594 gene encoding obtusifoliol 14-alpha demethylase — encoded protein: MDLLAAEPRSLLFAGVALLLATAAFLKILSGPGSSGKRLPPTIRAWPVVGGLLKFLAGPIPLIRSQYAALGPVFTVPILTRRITFLIGPDVSAHFFKGNEAEMSQQEVYRFNVPTFGPGVVFDVDYQVRQEQFRFFTEALRANKLRSYVDHMVMEAQEYFSKWGESGTVDLKYELEHLIILTASRCLLGREVREKLFDDVSALFHDLDNGMQPISVIFPYLPIPAHRRRDQARARLAEIFSTIIKSRKASGQSDEDMLQCFIDSKYKNGRPTTESEVTGLLIAALFAGQHTSSITSTWTGAYLLQFQRYFAEAVEEQKEVMKRHGDKIDHDILAEMDVLYRCIKEALRLHPPLIMLLRQSHCDFSVTTREGKEFDIPKGHIVATSPSFANRLPHIYKNPDSYDPDRFSPGREEDKAAGAFSYISFGGGRHGCLGEPFAYLQIKAIWTLLLRNFEFELVSPFPENDWNAMVVGIKGEVMVNYKRRKLIVEN